DNA sequence from the Armigeres subalbatus isolate Guangzhou_Male chromosome 1, GZ_Asu_2, whole genome shotgun sequence genome:
GTGGAGTGAGATGAGGGCAAATTGATTTAACCCCTCGCCTCCCGCTCCGATCCTGCCAGTGTTGGTATGGATCCCCGTAATAAATCAGGTAAGTGGATCATTTTATTGCATGCTAGCCTTTTTCAACGACTGATCGGAGTCTTTCATCCGTCGGTCAAACTACATCAGGACTAGACTAACAGCTAATTGATTCTCATTACAACTAACACAACCGACTAACAATTCCATTGTCCTTGGGTGTAATaaaatgattaaaattattttatttccttTTCATTCCAGATTTCAATACGGCCTGCGGTGTTTCCCATCGAATTCTCGGGACACATGATTCTTCCGCGAGACATCGAATTGTGGCGAAACTGCCGACggtttgtaaaagtggaaatgaaagagaaaaataaaaatattagtaATTATTATTTGTAAATGTTTTATGTTTCTTTTTATTAAAAGAGATGACTTTTTGGTGGGTTCCAGGTGTGCGTCCGGAACAGGGAATTTTCATTGAAGAATTAGGTTCCATTATCGAAGTTGATTTCATGCACAGTTCTTTGGCCGTGGGTTCCGCTCGAAGATTGTTGTTGGCCTTTTTCCGTCGGATCTTAAAAGTCCGAGTTTGCTTCCTTAGGGATTCGGGGTTCGAAGATTGGGAATTTGAAGAATGGAAAGCACTACCAGGTAAGTCTCGGGGATAGTCGAATGAAGGAAGCATCGACTTACTGGTGAAATTGGGAGAAAAATAACCGGAAGAAAAGCATGACATTGGGCTTCTTGTCGTTCCCTTATCGACCTGAAGTTGGTCTTCCGAATTGAATTCGGACTCGCTGAAGGACATATTGTTTTCATCGGAATCGGAACTAGGAATTATAATTTCATGGTTTTCTTCTGGTTCCGACTCCGGTTCCCTGAATTCGCATGTCGCGCTAGGGGGTAAATAGCGAGAATTGGCATCGCTTGTGACGATGTCCATGTCAcgcataaataaattaattattcttttaatttttatgaCATCCGCTGGCATCATTATCCCCGAAGTCCTCTGCTCCCGAATGGTATGCAGAGTCTCTTCGAGGTCCAGCTCTAACTCCTCTAGCGGGTAGTTAGGATGCGTCGATAGTAATGGACAGGGAATCTCAGTAGATTCCTCTAAGTCCGATTCGTCCGCATCGTATGTCTCCGGCTGCCAATTTATTgcaatataattggtttcagcCTTTGCTCGTCGCTTGCGTGTCATTGTATGAGAATCAGTGGTGGTTAAGTGGGTgaaacaaaatcgaaaaaaaacacagtgacgaatcaaaacaaacagatTAAAATAAATAGTGCGCGTATGTTGTCATTGTTGATTGGACATAAAACAGTAAAGTTTGATTATGATATATGTTGTAATGTCAATAAACGGTTCACGAAACACAAAATTTGCCAACATCTACGAATTTTAGATCGGAAAAAACGACAATCGATCGCAAATGTGTCCGTGATGTGTTCAGGACCTCTTTTGAAGGCAAAAACCTTGTACAAACACTTTTTCCACATCAAGGAATAAACAGTGATTAAAGGTGGATGTCATTCGTGCAAGCACGGATCCCTGCCACCTCCCGTCGGTAAAATCGTTAGATTTTTGTATACTACTACGGACCCTTGATTACCGTTCGCGGACTTTTGGCTGGGAGCCAATTGAAACTAGATATTTCTAATCGTCAACAATCAGTACCTAGTCCAGACCAGGACACAAGAGACTCTCCGGCAATCCCAGGGTCGGCTAACTACTGGGTAATCAAGGGTTTTTCgcggtaaacaaaaactaacaCCGGGAACTTTCACATTACTtgcacatattttatttttcctaatTGTGGCGTGTGCGTGTTGTTCTGGGTAATAAAATTGTGTTAATTTGTTAAGTGTGACCTATTTTAAACGTTGGTACCGGTACATaccgctgctgctgttggttGTTGGGGCCGGAATAGCCGGCACAGCGACTCCTGTCCAGCTGTGCGGCCAGAAATATCGCCGGAATAGCGAGGCGAGCGGCTATGCGGACGATCTTCGTCCGACGGGACCAGCAGGCGTTGCTGGACGATGGTGGGCAGGCGTCTTCCCTCgtaggcgcgatcggccggccgTGGCTTAGCCACCTTGGACGGCCGAGAGGAATTCCTCCTTTACGGTTAGGGGCCTACGGCCCGAGGAATTGTCCGTTGAAGGACGTCAGTATCCTTGACGGATTAGGCGCGGAAGCCAAATGACTTCGCGGGCCGAACCGTGTGCTGGACGAATTGGCAGTTCGAAAAAGACGTAGAAAAAGAGATAGGAAAAGAGAGGAAAAGAGGTCCTAAAGGACACCAAGGAATTAATTCCAAGTTCCATAGTACAGGATTGGGAATTACCTGAACACTTTTTCCCCGGAGCTCACACTAGCTCCCACtagaaaggggggggggggttcacTTGGAATACTGCACTTTACTTTCACTTCACAGCACACGGACGCCTGATTTACTAAGAGGCCGAGTTTGGGCAATGGCTACTCTTTTATACCAAATTCCCTCCATATTTTCCCGctaatttttattgcatttttcaTCCAACATGACATTTGCAGAATCATGATGCCATGTTGGATATTTGATAGCATCCTCATGTCTTTACAGCGGTACCAAACCCTAACGCTTCTGTGGTAGTTCTGCTGGTATTACACGAGAAACGTGAAGGCTCCGACAAAACAACAtaattgcaaaacaaaaatctaCAATTTGTAACCAAACGGTTACAAGGAATTACGTATGAAGTTCCTGGAGTGATTCCTAATTATTAGAGAAGAGAAGATAATTattagagaagttcctgaaggaatttccggagaaatatctgaaggaattccaggaaaaatacctggaggaattaacgcagaaattcccagatgaaatccttaaaatattcccagatgaattgctgaagaaattaccggatgaattcccggcagcttgttctgaagaaattcctggaagaactcttggaagacaTCCTGGGgaaactctcaaattaatttccgaatgaaatactggagtaaattccgagtgaagtccggaaagattTTCTGGACGATTCGGCGAAAAATatcccgtagaaattcctggagaagtacctgaaggaactcccggaaaaatacctgaAAGATTTTCCGGGGGAAAactcggacgaattcctggagaaattcctaaaaaaaattttggaGGAGTTCTTGAAGAATATAATGAAGTAATTGCGATAAGAATtacagaatgaaatcctagaggaggTAATTCCACAAATGATTTCCAGCGAAATTCCTGAAGGCGTTTTTTTATGTCTATTATCgcgactttcagcccaaggctggctcgtctcgataaggaatttattaaaatttccaaagaaatttataatggaatttccgaaggaatctctaaaggaattttcgtaggaatatttatccagaacaattcctttttgtgttttctaaagttttcgtaaataaattttcgaatgaattcctagaaaatCTCCAAGGATTTCAAAGAAATCCGTAACATTTTGCGAATGTATTTCCAAAACATCATAAGTTCTAAAACGCTAGTCGCGATGTAACcgttaaaattattttgccatttaaaattattttgcttcaataagcttaacTACAACATGATTGATTGCATcaacaacatcggtttgacacttatagtaccggtTTTTGGCTGCTATGTTTGAGCAGTTTTATACTTTTTCATCAACtgtatttccgaacgaatttctaaaaaaaaaatccttgaaacATCTTCGACGAATGTTCTAAaagaacacgtaaaagaatttacaaaggaatcgtcaaatgattttctaaaggaatatccgTTCGAagaactgaaggaattcccgtagaaagTCCCcaacatatttccggaacaatttttTAAGAAGTTTACATTAGTTCCTCTAATGAAATAACATAATAAAAATCGATcgaattttcaaagcaattttaaaagaatatctAAAGATAAGATCTCCAAAGTATTTTACGAagaaaaggaatttctgtataaaataCTGGAGGAAgctccgacggaattcctgaagaaaattgcGAAGAAaatcttaagatttttttaaagtaatttacgAGTCAGGGCCATAAAGCAAAGCCATGCaaaaggtggctgggttcgattcccgatcatGTCTAGGGAATTTTCgagttggaatttttttttttttgatttctacGGGAAGTTCTTTTATTATCTataaggaattcttcgaaagttcAATGGGAAGGTAGGGTTGTCGACCAATGGTTGTCGAAGATGGACTTCGGTCAAATGATGTGTTTGGTCAAACtacatattcggcctaacaattttcggccttgtggctttcggccaaactactttCAGCCTacggaaattcgattgaatcttagaaatttccaaggaaaattctgcggacttcttcaaatttgaatcggcgtggaaaaatatagatcagtggcgtgacaaattttaaacggcggcgcgccgatgcaaaaatatcggcggcggcggcgtgccaaaaaacGGTTGGCGGCGTGGCgcgacggcgcacacctctactcacgagtcaaaaaaaaaaatcagtagatCGTCTCCCGTCTCCATACCGATCACACCCGCTCTTCGCACAACATCGATGATGGTACATTTCGAATTGTTTGCGAAAACTGCGGAGTGTTAAATTCTGTTAAAAACGTGTTTTGCTGGCGCCCGAGGTTTGAGGTTATTGTATTTCCTCAAAACGGTTGGCTGCTTCATAAAGTTTAGACGTTCTATTGCACCCCATCCCGGATGTACGTCGCAGCCCAGGAGGGAACGGGCTTTTTGCCAGGAGTTCTAAGACCCACCCCTAGTAATCACAACTCGGTCTAACCCAAACActttttcaacattttatcatcATGCTTTGCAGGGGAAGGGGGGCTAATCTAACTTCTACTTGCCCCTATTCTATCCTTTACAACTTGTTTGGTCTTGTGTCTTTTTTGAAAGCACGAATTCAAAGGTTTGCGGATCCAATTCAACTATCCGCTTCCGGACGTCCAATTCAATCCAGCTATCCGCTTCCAGACGTCAGTCCAGGAAGgtccaaaattttaaagattttatcgtAACCAACCAAATCAAAGGACATTCCTGAAGGCGTTTTTTTATGTCTATTATCgcgactttcagcccaaggctggctcgtctcgataaggaatttattaaaatttccaaagaaatttataatggaatttccgaaggaatctctaaaggaattttcgtaggaatatttatccagaacaattcctttttgtgttttctaaagttttcgtaaataaattttcgaatgaattcctagaaaatCTCCAAGGATTTCAAAGAAATCCGTAACATTTTGCGAATGTATTTCCAAAACATCATAAGTTCTAAAACGCTAGTCGCGATGTAACcgttaaaattattttgccatttaaaattattttgcttcaataagcttaacTACAACATGATTGATTGCATcaacaacatcggtttgacacttatagtaccggtTTTTGGCTGCTATGTTTGAGCAGTTTTATACTTTTTCATCAACtgtatttccgaacgaatttctaaaaaaaaatccttgaaacATCTTCGACGAATGTTCTAAaagaacacgtaaaagaatttacaaaggaatcgtcaaatgattttctaaaggaatatccgTTCGAagaactgaaggaattcccgtagaaagTCCCcaacatatttccggaacaatttttTAAGAAGTTTACATTAGTTCCTCTAATGAAATAACATAATAAAAATCGATcgaattttcaaagcaattttaaaagaatatctAAAGATAAGATCTCCAAAGTATTTTACGAagaaaaggaatttctgtataaaataCTGGAGGAAgctccgacggaattcctgaagaa
Encoded proteins:
- the LOC134207187 gene encoding uncharacterized protein LOC134207187, translated to MTRKRRAKAETNYIAINWQPETYDADESDLEESTEIPCPLLSTHPNYPLEELELDLEETLHTIREQRTSGIMMPADVIKIKRIINLFMRDMDIVTSDANSRYLPPSATCEFREPESEPEENHEIIIPSSDSDENNMSFSESEFNSEDQLQVDKGTTRSPMSCFSSGYFSPNFTSKSMLPSFDYPRDLPGSAFHSSNSQSSNPESLRKQTRTFKIRRKKANNNLRAEPTAKELCMKSTSIMEPNSSMKIPCSGRTPGTHQKVISFNKKKHKTFTNNNY